In Lacibacter sp. H375, one DNA window encodes the following:
- a CDS encoding FN3 associated domain-containing protein, whose translation MLRFKNSLLNLSLLLNCLLLFLLFFESRISVPLWLQVVGRTHPLVLHFPVVLVVMYALLVLLFHVQKTKDNHNLYIADLILHFAAFSSAITALAGFFLAREEGYDADALQWHKWSGVAISLFMLLWCYFKKPLQARKITAFATSIAAIVLIVIAGHQGAGITHGQNFVLAPITPEKKQVVVSAEEAELYTHLVRPILEAKCISCHSSKKAKGELVMETEELLLKGGKNGVLWDSTSADLGLLLRRIHLPLEEKKHMPPQGKPQLTDDEIAILRHWIKKGSDFKLRVADLPTDDSLFIVANSILTAAETAEYDFDEADASVVKKLNTVNRVVTAEALESPALHVSFFNSKLFKAEQLAELSKIKNQIVTLDLSQMPVKDADMKIISGFENLRKLNLSFSAITGAGLAELKRLKFLRSLSISGTQVNAEQLKQLQSFRQLKTVYTWNMPVAAADMEKVKQQIKNIRFETGFKGDTVVLKLSAPIVQNEESIITSPVPLKLKHYINGTTIRFTTDGSDPDSIKSPVFKPGEMINGNVFIKAKAYKPGWISSDIMEANFYRSTYKADSVLFLLQPDPAYKGDAKMLFDLIKGETNFRLGSWLAWRQTRMEALLLFIKPTTIKSITLSTLIDVGSYIMPPSSIEIWGGNDPKKMKLLGTVKPTQPTMVQPSSLRGFECKFDPSTVKYIKIVGNTVSKLPSWHPGKGDKGWLFVDEVMVN comes from the coding sequence ATGCTACGTTTTAAAAATAGTTTACTCAACCTTTCTCTTTTACTGAATTGCCTGTTACTGTTCCTGTTATTTTTTGAAAGCAGGATATCAGTTCCGCTATGGTTACAGGTGGTGGGGCGTACGCACCCTCTGGTTTTGCATTTTCCTGTTGTATTAGTGGTTATGTATGCTTTGCTTGTGCTGTTATTTCATGTACAGAAAACAAAGGATAATCATAATCTGTATATCGCTGATCTTATTTTGCATTTCGCTGCTTTCAGTTCTGCTATCACAGCATTGGCAGGATTCTTTTTAGCAAGAGAAGAAGGATATGATGCTGATGCTTTGCAGTGGCACAAATGGAGTGGGGTAGCAATTTCACTTTTTATGTTGTTGTGGTGTTATTTTAAAAAACCATTACAAGCGAGAAAGATTACAGCTTTCGCTACATCCATTGCAGCAATTGTACTGATCGTAATTGCAGGTCATCAAGGAGCAGGAATAACACATGGGCAGAATTTTGTACTTGCACCGATCACACCTGAGAAAAAACAAGTTGTGGTATCTGCAGAAGAAGCAGAACTGTATACACACCTTGTAAGGCCGATCCTTGAAGCCAAATGCATTTCCTGTCATAGCAGTAAAAAAGCAAAAGGTGAACTGGTAATGGAAACGGAAGAACTTTTATTGAAAGGAGGGAAGAATGGTGTGTTGTGGGATAGCACTTCTGCCGATCTGGGTCTGTTATTGCGAAGGATTCATTTGCCGCTTGAAGAAAAAAAACATATGCCGCCGCAAGGCAAACCACAATTAACAGATGATGAAATAGCCATACTAAGACACTGGATAAAAAAAGGATCAGATTTTAAATTACGTGTAGCTGATTTGCCAACAGATGATTCATTATTTATAGTAGCAAACAGTATACTGACAGCTGCAGAAACAGCAGAATATGATTTTGATGAAGCAGATGCTTCTGTTGTTAAAAAACTCAATACGGTTAACCGGGTGGTTACTGCAGAAGCACTTGAATCACCGGCATTGCATGTGAGTTTTTTCAACAGTAAACTTTTTAAAGCAGAACAGCTGGCAGAGTTATCAAAAATAAAAAACCAGATCGTTACACTTGATCTTTCGCAGATGCCGGTGAAAGATGCGGATATGAAGATCATTAGTGGATTTGAAAATCTCAGGAAACTGAATCTTAGTTTTTCTGCTATTACTGGTGCTGGTCTTGCAGAATTAAAACGATTGAAGTTTTTAAGAAGTCTTTCAATATCCGGTACACAGGTGAATGCAGAACAGTTGAAGCAGTTGCAAAGCTTTCGGCAACTTAAAACAGTTTATACATGGAATATGCCTGTGGCTGCAGCTGATATGGAGAAAGTAAAACAACAAATAAAAAATATTCGTTTTGAAACAGGATTTAAAGGCGATACAGTGGTTCTCAAATTATCAGCGCCAATCGTACAGAATGAAGAATCGATCATTACATCACCTGTGCCATTAAAGCTGAAGCATTACATCAATGGAACCACTATCCGTTTTACAACAGACGGGAGCGATCCTGACAGCATTAAATCACCCGTATTTAAACCCGGTGAAATGATCAATGGTAATGTCTTTATAAAAGCAAAGGCCTATAAACCGGGGTGGATCAGCAGTGATATTATGGAAGCAAATTTTTACAGAAGCACGTATAAAGCAGATAGTGTATTGTTTTTGTTGCAACCCGATCCTGCCTATAAAGGAGACGCTAAAATGCTTTTTGATCTGATTAAAGGTGAAACAAATTTTCGTTTAGGAAGCTGGCTCGCATGGAGACAAACAAGAATGGAAGCGCTGTTACTGTTTATCAAACCAACCACAATTAAAAGTATTACACTCAGTACATTGATCGATGTTGGAAGTTATATTATGCCACCATCGAGCATTGAAATTTGGGGTGGAAACGATCCAAAGAAAATGAAACTGCTTGGCACAGTAAAGCCAACGCAACCAACAATGGTTCAACCTTCATCGCTGCGTGGCTTTGAATGTAAATTC
- a CDS encoding 6-bladed beta-propeller — MNRRTFIKKSSLATAALYATPLLYGSEKNELILGHNNKRYRINTQWSQVDFARNPVKDCHEMVQDKLGRIILLTNETKNNVIIYDKSGRLISTWGNEYPGAHGLTLFNENGADALFICDNNRHQVIKTTVDGKVLMTLDYPKETGVYSKADEYIPTETAIAANGDIYVADGYGKDFIIQYDYNGNYIRHFGGRGNEEKHLLNAHGICVDYRNKNNPCLIVTSRQQNAFKRYTLNGNYIDTIPLPAAWVCRPVIKGDYLYAAVLQTDARQGDKSGFVTILDKNFKVISNLGGSEPVYTSNKPNELYQTIKVFQYPHDVCIDDEENLYVAQWNSGQVYPYKLQPL; from the coding sequence TTGAATCGCCGCACATTCATAAAAAAATCGTCACTGGCAACAGCTGCATTGTATGCAACACCGTTGTTGTATGGCTCTGAAAAGAATGAACTTATTCTTGGGCATAACAACAAACGTTACCGCATTAATACACAATGGAGCCAGGTAGATTTTGCAAGAAACCCTGTAAAAGACTGTCATGAAATGGTGCAGGATAAATTGGGTCGCATTATCCTGCTCACCAATGAAACAAAAAACAATGTCATCATTTATGATAAAAGCGGAAGATTGATCTCAACCTGGGGAAATGAATATCCCGGTGCTCATGGTCTTACGTTGTTTAATGAAAATGGAGCTGATGCATTATTCATTTGCGATAACAACCGTCACCAGGTAATTAAAACCACGGTTGATGGTAAAGTATTAATGACATTGGATTATCCAAAGGAGACAGGCGTGTATTCAAAGGCAGATGAATATATTCCAACTGAAACAGCTATTGCAGCTAACGGCGATATTTATGTAGCTGATGGTTATGGAAAAGACTTTATTATTCAATACGATTACAATGGCAATTATATCCGTCATTTCGGTGGGAGAGGAAATGAGGAAAAACATTTATTGAATGCTCATGGCATTTGTGTTGATTACAGGAACAAGAATAATCCATGTCTTATCGTTACTTCACGGCAACAGAATGCATTTAAGCGATATACATTGAATGGGAATTACATTGATACCATTCCATTGCCCGCCGCATGGGTTTGCCGGCCGGTGATTAAAGGCGATTATTTGTATGCTGCTGTTTTGCAAACAGACGCAAGACAGGGCGACAAGTCGGGTTTTGTAACTATACTCGATAAGAATTTTAAAGTGATCTCAAATCTCGGTGGTAGTGAGCCTGTTTATACAAGCAATAAGCCGAATGAACTGTACCAAACGATCAAAGTTTTTCAATACCCACATGATGTTTGTATTGATGATGAAGAAAACCTGTATGTAGCACAATGGAACAGCGGGCAGGTATATCCTTATAAACTACAGCCCTTATGA
- a CDS encoding DUF1501 domain-containing protein — MMEKQILEHGLHLNRRRFLSRLGMGIGGMALGSLLVPDMLGGDTEEAILAGLPQFAPKAKRIIYLFQNGAPSQLDLFDYKPMLEKMHGQDLPASIRMGQRLTGMTADQAKFPLAGSYFQFNQYGQARAWISELLPHTAKVVDDLCIIRSMHTEAINHDPALTFFQTGAQVGNRPSMGSWLSYGLGSENKNLPAFCVLLSKGKGNGQGVYSKLWSNGFLDSVHQGVQFSSGDNPVLYLNNPEGMDKDERRKMLDNLAELNQETYKEFGDPEIQAKVQQYEMAYRMQTSVPDITDLSKEPEDIIKLYGPDCLTPGTYAANCLLARKLSENGVRFVQLYHQGWDGHNNLPSQIKGQCADVDKASAALITDLKQRGLLDETLVIWGGEFGRTNYCQGPLTKEDYGRDHHPRCFTIWMAGGGVKPGVYGETDEFGYNIVKDPVHVHDFHATVLHLMGMNHEQLTFKHLGRRYRLTDVAGNVVKGLIA; from the coding sequence ATGATGGAAAAACAAATTCTTGAACATGGTCTACATCTAAACCGTCGCCGTTTTTTATCAAGACTAGGAATGGGTATTGGTGGTATGGCATTGGGCTCATTACTTGTTCCTGATATGCTTGGTGGTGATACGGAAGAAGCAATACTTGCAGGTCTGCCTCAGTTTGCGCCAAAGGCCAAACGTATTATTTATCTTTTTCAAAACGGAGCACCATCGCAATTAGATCTGTTTGATTACAAACCGATGCTGGAAAAAATGCATGGGCAGGATCTTCCTGCATCTATACGCATGGGTCAACGTTTAACAGGTATGACGGCAGACCAGGCAAAGTTTCCGTTGGCAGGAAGTTATTTTCAATTCAATCAATACGGACAGGCAAGAGCATGGATCAGTGAATTACTTCCGCACACAGCAAAAGTGGTGGATGATCTTTGTATCATCCGAAGCATGCATACCGAAGCGATCAATCATGATCCTGCATTAACTTTTTTTCAAACAGGTGCACAGGTTGGTAACCGGCCAAGTATGGGTTCATGGCTTAGCTATGGTTTGGGTAGCGAGAATAAAAACTTACCTGCATTCTGTGTGTTGCTTTCAAAAGGAAAAGGAAATGGGCAGGGTGTTTATTCCAAATTATGGTCGAATGGTTTTCTTGATTCCGTTCATCAAGGTGTTCAGTTTAGTAGTGGTGATAATCCAGTCTTGTATCTCAATAATCCGGAAGGGATGGATAAAGATGAGCGACGCAAAATGCTTGATAATCTTGCTGAGTTAAACCAGGAAACTTATAAAGAATTTGGTGATCCTGAAATACAGGCGAAAGTGCAGCAATACGAAATGGCTTATCGTATGCAAACATCGGTGCCTGATATCACCGACCTGAGTAAAGAACCCGAAGACATTATAAAATTATACGGGCCCGATTGTTTAACTCCCGGCACTTATGCAGCAAACTGTTTGCTTGCAAGAAAACTTTCAGAGAATGGGGTTCGCTTTGTACAATTATATCACCAGGGTTGGGATGGACATAACAATTTGCCAAGTCAGATAAAAGGACAATGTGCTGATGTAGACAAAGCATCAGCAGCACTTATTACCGATCTGAAGCAACGTGGTTTGCTTGATGAAACATTGGTGATATGGGGTGGAGAATTTGGTCGTACCAATTATTGCCAGGGTCCGTTAACAAAAGAAGATTATGGTCGTGATCATCATCCACGTTGCTTTACCATCTGGATGGCAGGTGGTGGTGTGAAGCCGGGTGTGTATGGCGAAACAGATGAGTTTGGTTATAACATTGTAAAAGATCCTGTGCATGTACACGACTTTCATGCAACAGTGCTTCATCTGATGGGTATGAATCATGAGCAACTTACATTTAAACATTTAGGCAGGCGTTATCGCTTAACTGATGTAGCAGGGAATGTGGTGAAAGGATTGATTGCTTAA
- a CDS encoding PSD1 and planctomycete cytochrome C domain-containing protein yields the protein MYKKTICTIVTICTILLLAVSCFRGKGSDGTSIPKTVSYNFHIRPILSDKCFKCHGPDGNKRAAGLRLDIADSAFAPLKETKGAFALIAGDPENSELYKRIISTDPEYMMPEPEAHLGALSEYEIKLFKKWIQQGAKYESHWAFASPTKTSLPEIKSKDRAKNEIDYFILSKLEEQGLKQNEEADKERLLKRIALDITGLPPSIEMMDKFVNDKSEFAYEKMIDALLASPQYGEKMAVQWMDVARYADSYGYQDDNIRTQWPWRDWVIHAFNKNLPYDQFLTWQIAGDMLPEANKEQILATGFFRNHKYTEEGGVIPEEYRIEYLIDKTKTFGKGILGITIECAQCHDHKYDPFSQKDYYSFLAFFNNTKELGFEGDISVSKPAKNPILTISEEERKNILSFINTKDTGNLTVSVMGERDTLRKTFVLNRGVYDQPTEEVKAEAIPAVMKFDTSKFTRNRIGLAQWTVNKNNPLTARVFVNLMWQEFFGRGLVKTSGDFGMQGELPSHPELLDWLAVDFMENGWNIKRLVKQILTSATYRQSAKVSEEQLKKDPENVYLARGPRIRLKAEFVRDLYLASSGLLVKTIGGSSVKPYQPKGLWEAATSGRGVLAVYRQDHGDDLYRRGLYTFIKLTVPPPGMAMFDASNRDQCEVKRLKTNTPLQALVMMNDPAVLEASRVLAQKLMLDKSEVNDKITKAFRLIICRKPSTKELCILENYYKEQLQLFQQKKSDATIILKAGEYPQNEQVDKNKSAALMKAINTIFNMEEAITKT from the coding sequence ATGTATAAAAAGACTATCTGTACAATAGTGACTATTTGTACCATTTTACTATTAGCTGTATCCTGCTTTCGTGGTAAGGGCAGCGATGGTACTTCGATTCCAAAAACGGTCAGCTATAATTTTCATATCCGTCCCATTCTTTCCGATAAATGTTTTAAATGTCACGGCCCCGATGGTAACAAACGTGCAGCGGGTCTTCGCCTTGATATTGCTGACAGCGCCTTTGCTCCACTCAAAGAAACAAAAGGAGCGTTTGCGTTGATTGCAGGTGATCCTGAAAATTCGGAATTGTATAAACGCATCATTTCTACCGATCCTGAATACATGATGCCCGAACCGGAAGCGCATTTGGGTGCTTTAAGTGAGTATGAAATAAAGCTTTTCAAAAAATGGATCCAGCAAGGAGCCAAGTATGAATCGCATTGGGCATTTGCTTCACCAACCAAAACATCACTTCCTGAAATAAAAAGTAAAGACCGTGCAAAAAATGAGATCGATTATTTTATTCTAAGTAAACTTGAAGAACAAGGTCTCAAGCAAAATGAAGAAGCAGATAAAGAACGTTTGCTGAAACGTATTGCGCTTGATATAACAGGTTTACCACCATCAATTGAGATGATGGATAAATTTGTTAATGATAAGAGTGAGTTTGCTTATGAAAAAATGATCGATGCGTTGTTGGCCAGTCCGCAGTATGGAGAGAAAATGGCGGTGCAATGGATGGATGTTGCCCGTTATGCAGACAGCTACGGTTACCAGGATGATAATATCAGAACGCAATGGCCGTGGAGAGATTGGGTGATCCATGCCTTCAATAAGAATCTTCCTTATGATCAGTTTCTCACCTGGCAAATTGCAGGCGACATGTTACCTGAAGCCAACAAAGAGCAAATACTGGCAACAGGTTTTTTCCGTAATCATAAATACACCGAAGAAGGTGGAGTGATTCCTGAAGAATATCGTATTGAATATCTTATCGATAAAACAAAAACATTTGGTAAAGGAATACTAGGCATCACCATCGAATGTGCACAATGCCATGATCATAAGTATGATCCTTTTTCACAAAAAGATTATTATTCCTTTCTTGCATTTTTCAACAATACAAAAGAACTCGGGTTTGAAGGCGATATAAGCGTATCAAAACCTGCAAAGAATCCAATACTTACCATCAGCGAAGAAGAACGGAAAAATATTCTCTCCTTCATCAATACAAAAGATACCGGCAACCTCACTGTATCTGTTATGGGCGAAAGAGATACACTACGTAAAACATTTGTGCTGAATCGTGGCGTGTATGATCAACCAACCGAGGAAGTAAAAGCCGAAGCAATTCCCGCAGTCATGAAATTTGATACCAGCAAATTTACACGCAACAGGATCGGCCTTGCCCAATGGACAGTCAATAAAAACAATCCACTTACAGCAAGAGTTTTTGTGAATCTTATGTGGCAGGAGTTTTTTGGAAGAGGCCTGGTAAAAACTTCAGGCGATTTTGGTATGCAGGGCGAACTCCCTTCTCATCCTGAATTGCTCGACTGGCTTGCAGTTGATTTTATGGAGAACGGTTGGAATATAAAACGGTTAGTGAAACAGATACTGACCTCAGCAACTTATCGTCAATCCGCAAAAGTTTCAGAAGAGCAACTAAAAAAAGATCCGGAGAATGTTTACTTAGCAAGAGGCCCACGCATTCGTTTAAAAGCAGAGTTTGTTCGTGATCTTTATTTAGCAAGCAGTGGCTTATTGGTAAAGACAATTGGAGGCTCAAGTGTAAAACCATATCAACCAAAAGGTCTTTGGGAAGCTGCAACTTCAGGAAGGGGCGTATTAGCAGTTTACAGACAAGATCATGGTGATGATCTGTACCGCAGGGGACTTTATACATTTATTAAATTAACCGTGCCTCCACCGGGCATGGCGATGTTTGATGCAAGCAACCGTGATCAATGTGAAGTAAAACGGTTAAAAACAAATACGCCATTGCAGGCGCTGGTGATGATGAATGATCCTGCTGTACTGGAAGCATCGAGAGTACTTGCACAAAAGTTAATGCTGGATAAATCGGAAGTGAATGATAAAATAACAAAAGCTTTTCGTTTGATCATTTGCAGAAAACCATCAACAAAAGAATTGTGCATACTGGAGAATTATTACAAGGAGCAGCTGCAATTATTTCAACAGAAAAAATCAGATGCAACGATCATATTGAAAGCAGGCGAATATCCGCAGAACGAGCAGGTGGATAAAAACAAATCGGCTGCCTTGATGAAAGCGATCAATACAATCTTTAACATGGAAGAAGCAATTACAAAAACCTGA
- a CDS encoding chitobiase/beta-hexosaminidase C-terminal domain-containing protein, with the protein MKRVMFISFLLITQFSFAQQLFQLAPPLLKYKSVFFYDKAILEIKFEQPGAEIRYTINGNEPTANDLLYTKPIVIAGKRTSIKAKAMGTDFLPSETVSVEFIKTGKAIQQINFTAPHPKYTTTNKNILNDQMGGNTNFSSGAWLGFDSGTVEIDIVLKKKETINAVLVDLLQNESSWIFLPEQILLYYYDEAQKSYLPVGKETFFSKGPSSKQCDAHEINPNRKVKTNKLKLVLYPLKKIPAWHPGKDNHAWLFIDEIQVY; encoded by the coding sequence ATGAAAAGAGTAATGTTCATTTCTTTCCTTCTTATTACTCAATTCAGTTTTGCTCAACAGTTATTTCAACTGGCGCCACCGCTGTTGAAATATAAATCTGTCTTTTTTTATGATAAGGCTATACTTGAAATAAAGTTTGAACAGCCTGGTGCGGAAATTCGTTACACCATTAATGGCAATGAACCAACAGCAAACGATCTGCTTTATACAAAGCCCATTGTAATTGCAGGTAAAAGAACGAGTATAAAAGCGAAGGCGATGGGAACTGATTTTCTTCCATCCGAAACAGTAAGTGTAGAGTTTATAAAGACAGGCAAAGCTATTCAGCAAATCAACTTTACTGCACCTCATCCGAAATATACAACTACCAATAAGAATATCCTGAATGATCAAATGGGCGGGAATACAAATTTCAGTTCAGGTGCATGGCTTGGGTTTGATAGCGGAACAGTTGAAATTGATATTGTATTAAAGAAAAAAGAAACGATCAATGCTGTATTGGTCGATCTTTTACAAAACGAGAGCAGTTGGATCTTTTTACCTGAACAGATTCTGTTGTATTATTATGATGAGGCGCAAAAAAGTTATCTGCCGGTAGGCAAAGAAACTTTTTTCAGTAAAGGACCATCGTCAAAACAATGTGATGCCCATGAAATTAATCCAAATCGAAAGGTCAAAACAAATAAGCTGAAGTTGGTATTATATCCATTAAAGAAAATACCTGCCTGGCATCCGGGTAAAGACAATCACGCCTGGTTATTCATTGATGAAATACAAGTATATTAA